From Nitrospiria bacterium, one genomic window encodes:
- a CDS encoding c-type cytochrome: MRQYFKVLLFVAAFLALFAYIGLQIPQQASLPPEVEKFDPSLIKTKADLVRIGQKMFFGKGQCALCHSLSPSSTARCPNLQGVGGKLTREFIYESVTQPQAYLYMDYTFSPPKFFPAKMPVINKPPIDLNNNELLSVISFIQSQGGEVTVDPSEIVQPESGETLGKTGDPVLGQKVFAKMGCAKCHKAEELQAKAGKKDEASIRQLILDPYAGVAANPKPVHQGFEQEFTIKNFNDVTAYVAGSRPGAGAP; the protein is encoded by the coding sequence ATGCGACAATACTTTAAAGTGCTGCTCTTCGTTGCGGCCTTTCTGGCTCTCTTTGCATACATCGGATTGCAGATCCCGCAGCAGGCGTCGCTGCCGCCGGAAGTGGAAAAATTCGATCCCTCGCTGATCAAGACGAAGGCGGACTTGGTCCGGATCGGGCAGAAGATGTTCTTCGGGAAGGGACAATGCGCCCTTTGCCACTCCCTGAGCCCAAGCTCCACCGCCCGCTGTCCCAATCTCCAAGGGGTCGGGGGCAAGCTCACGCGAGAGTTCATCTACGAAAGCGTGACGCAACCCCAGGCCTATCTTTACATGGATTACACCTTCAGCCCGCCGAAATTCTTCCCGGCCAAGATGCCGGTGATCAACAAACCGCCCATTGATTTAAACAACAACGAACTGCTTTCGGTCATCTCCTTCATCCAGAGCCAGGGCGGCGAGGTGACGGTCGATCCGTCGGAGATCGTTCAGCCCGAATCGGGCGAGACCCTCGGCAAGACCGGGGACCCGGTCCTCGGACAAAAGGTGTTTGCCAAGATGGGTTGCGCCAAATGTCACAAGGCGGAGGAGCTGCAAGCGAAGGCCGGGAAAAAGGACGAGGCAAGCATACGCCAATTGATCCTGGATCCGTATGCCGGGGTCGCCGCGAACCCCAAGCCGGTCCATCAGGGCTTCGAGCAGGAATTCACGATCAAAAATTTCAACGATGTGACGGCCTACGTCGCCGGCTCCAGGCCGGGCGCGGGCGCGCCTTAA
- a CDS encoding cytochrome c: MNVLKRLPMLVKAGLILLIIYVIVKFVIKPPLPSSLVSLYMGLATVAIWMYLSLYDDKMEEFMGPIKVFLRGWRNENIGITVARVIILVAVPLYVGASVYARLTPSDEPPIEQRVIHPAPPTEFVGLSNPIPHTPENVLAGKGLFIAYCSPCHGIKLDGKGPQYKGFNPPPANFDDPGTIAQLQESYLFWRISKGGVGLPIEGQPWKSAMPRWETRITPDNIWKIIMFEYEGSGHTPRTWE; the protein is encoded by the coding sequence ATGAATGTCCTGAAACGATTGCCGATGCTGGTCAAGGCGGGGCTTATCCTGCTGATCATTTACGTGATCGTCAAGTTTGTGATCAAGCCCCCGTTGCCCTCCAGTCTCGTTTCGTTGTACATGGGCCTCGCGACGGTCGCGATCTGGATGTACCTGTCGCTCTACGACGATAAGATGGAAGAGTTCATGGGGCCGATCAAGGTTTTTCTCCGCGGATGGCGCAACGAGAACATCGGGATCACGGTCGCCCGCGTCATCATCCTGGTCGCGGTTCCCCTGTATGTGGGGGCTTCGGTCTACGCCCGGCTGACGCCGAGCGACGAGCCGCCGATCGAGCAGCGCGTCATTCATCCGGCTCCGCCGACCGAATTCGTCGGTCTTTCGAACCCGATTCCGCACACGCCGGAAAATGTCCTGGCGGGGAAGGGACTTTTCATCGCGTACTGCTCGCCCTGCCACGGCATCAAGCTGGACGGGAAGGGGCCCCAGTACAAGGGATTTAACCCGCCGCCGGCCAATTTCGACGATCCCGGAACGATCGCCCAGCTTCAGGAGTCCTATCTGTTCTGGCGCATCTCGAAGGGCGGGGTGGGACTGCCCATCGAGGGGCAGCCATGGAAGTCGGCCATGCCGCGTTGGGAAACCCGGATTACGCCCGACAACATCTGGAAGATCATCATGTTTGAGTATGAGGGTTCCGGGCATACGCCCCGCACGTGGGAATAG
- a CDS encoding ethylbenzene dehydrogenase-related protein, whose translation MTGFRRTQGIAGVLIALSLAWAIGGFPAGASAQETGGVVVFSKLIKGDIPAEDPTAAVWDTVPAVEFPMSAQVHWEPRIFSVTVHAIQVKSVHNDRQMAILLIYKDPTNDPGDGAALEFMVGDKKAHFAHGQPMAQVEGGPVNIWFWKNADQTVKDMSAKGFGTLAVQPQQDVKGKGAYKNGEYRVVFSRSLIDNDPEDAQFPLGKFQNIAFAVWDGSNNEKGAQKAVTSWWYFRPEPPPDPTVYVYTGAVVLLVGAVEWVIVRRLRRKDRTA comes from the coding sequence ATGACAGGGTTCAGACGAACACAGGGGATCGCCGGCGTTCTGATCGCGTTGAGTCTCGCGTGGGCGATCGGCGGTTTTCCGGCGGGCGCCTCGGCCCAGGAGACGGGCGGCGTGGTGGTCTTCTCCAAGTTGATCAAGGGGGATATCCCGGCTGAGGATCCTACGGCCGCGGTCTGGGACACGGTCCCGGCCGTGGAGTTTCCGATGAGCGCGCAGGTCCATTGGGAGCCGCGCATTTTTTCGGTGACGGTGCATGCGATCCAGGTCAAATCGGTCCACAACGACCGGCAGATGGCGATTCTTCTGATCTACAAGGATCCGACGAACGATCCGGGAGACGGGGCGGCGCTGGAATTCATGGTGGGAGACAAGAAGGCCCATTTCGCCCACGGCCAGCCGATGGCGCAGGTCGAGGGCGGGCCGGTGAACATCTGGTTCTGGAAGAATGCCGACCAGACCGTGAAGGACATGTCCGCCAAGGGCTTCGGGACGCTGGCCGTTCAGCCCCAACAGGATGTCAAGGGGAAAGGCGCCTATAAGAACGGCGAATACCGGGTGGTTTTTTCGCGATCGTTGATCGACAACGATCCGGAGGACGCCCAATTCCCTCTTGGAAAATTCCAAAACATCGCGTTCGCCGTTTGGGACGGCTCGAACAACGAGAAGGGGGCCCAGAAGGCGGTCACGTCGTGGTGGTACTTCCGTCCCGAGCCTCCGCCCGACCCCACCGTTTATGTTTATACCGGCGCGGTTGTGCTCCTGGTCGGCGCCGTGGAGTGGGTCATCGTCCGGAGGTTGCGAAGAAAGGATCGAACGGCATGA
- a CDS encoding cytochrome c gives MSYPKVILPVAAGVILTITVTACSLFEDQHVARGHELFAYYCSHCHGPKGQGNGYNAGNMDPRPRDLTDRAEPYMAGLSNDDIFRSIREGVAGAFPEAQKAAAAGGKEAQKKTEDEEGGSPLMPYWGYTFSEDEIWDLVAYVRTLHKNTAEKIVFKDEAGAASKKPALTKPQAPAFPEPGSSEGVKLAEEGKHLYETKYSCSGCHRINGKGGQVGPDLSRAGFRLNAKWIYQWIQYPQAFRSNTKMPAFNMPEADVEAIVMYLKTLHATSAESPGPPFGKGPM, from the coding sequence ATGAGCTATCCGAAGGTCATTCTGCCCGTCGCGGCGGGCGTCATCCTGACGATCACCGTGACGGCGTGCTCGTTGTTCGAGGATCAACATGTGGCGAGGGGCCATGAGCTGTTCGCCTATTATTGCTCCCATTGCCACGGCCCCAAGGGGCAGGGGAACGGATACAACGCCGGGAATATGGATCCTCGTCCGCGGGATTTGACCGACCGTGCCGAGCCGTACATGGCCGGGCTGTCGAACGACGACATCTTCCGTTCGATCCGCGAAGGGGTCGCCGGCGCGTTTCCGGAGGCTCAGAAGGCCGCGGCCGCCGGGGGGAAAGAAGCCCAGAAGAAAACGGAAGACGAGGAAGGCGGATCGCCGTTGATGCCCTATTGGGGATATACCTTCTCGGAGGACGAGATCTGGGATCTCGTCGCCTATGTCCGCACCCTTCACAAGAACACGGCCGAGAAGATCGTCTTCAAGGACGAGGCGGGCGCCGCGTCGAAGAAACCCGCGCTGACCAAGCCCCAGGCCCCCGCCTTTCCGGAGCCCGGCTCGTCGGAGGGCGTCAAACTGGCGGAGGAGGGGAAGCATTTGTACGAGACCAAGTATTCCTGTTCGGGTTGTCACCGGATCAACGGCAAGGGGGGACAGGTCGGGCCGGATCTTTCACGGGCCGGCTTCCGGCTGAACGCCAAGTGGATTTATCAGTGGATCCAGTATCCCCAGGCCTTCCGGAGCAACACCAAGATGCCGGCCTTCAACATGCCCGAAGCCGATGTCGAGGCGATCGTGATGTACCTCAAGACGCTTCACGCCACGAGCGCCGAATCGCCCGGCCCGCCCTTCGGCAAGGGGCCGATGTAA
- a CDS encoding S8 family serine peptidase, with protein sequence MTPRKRIALAVLALLISVSTPGLAETVKMDPLLTLITREGADLTIAKRHSKLRYPLGSREPLVGTIVRFRGDLSGVELLGGKIRSILGDVATVDIPLGAVHPISRLSNIVYIEAAKKVYPRLDVSVPETGADGLRAGTPPAWTGATGRNVIVGIVDTGIDFRHRDFKDAGGKTRILSLWNQAATTGTPPSGFSYGAECTKAVIDAGGCSETDTGGHGTHVAGIAAGNGSATGNGKPAFRYVGMAPEADVIVANSLDGSLATTDAILDGIAYVQAKAAALGKPSVINLSLGSDLGPHDGTSDFERALDNASGAGKVIVAAAGNEADENIHAGGTVVQDGSTAVGFTLPSGDPGEMLDIWYTGADRMGISVGKGTCTTPVVNPGDPAFSSETACGLIQIASMDVNPLNGDREIVVGLSGGASPLATGAWSFTLSGIGIANGRFDGWFQFSGDPTNNVQFTTHIDPGLTLDNTGTATKPIAVAAYNTKNTWNSLSGRWTVPSMVLGDIASFSSLGPRRACSNSAQCPSVQKPEMAAPGSLIASAFSRNTALWDSSQRDPDGVHILEEGTSMAAPHVTGAVALLLQAAPALTSDQIKSLLTSNTKPADSFTGGLPNTAWGYGKLDVRAAFASTPNPPPGAPAALSAKAGNKNVTLSWTPNTDLDLDGYNLYRSLKSGSGYVKAASIPYRNASITDKGLTNGTTYYYVLRAFDTAGNESGDSAEVVAKPAPPAIVGSNSTGGCGRIQFTDDNRPGAGTVAGDFLILLSMLVYLYVKRNMRRSTRPVRNERPVPY encoded by the coding sequence ATGACGCCGCGTAAGAGAATCGCCCTTGCCGTATTGGCCTTGTTGATTTCGGTTTCAACGCCGGGTCTTGCGGAAACCGTCAAGATGGACCCCCTCCTCACCCTGATCACGCGGGAGGGAGCCGATCTGACGATTGCAAAAAGACACTCGAAATTGAGATACCCCCTCGGGAGCCGGGAGCCTTTGGTCGGGACGATCGTTCGCTTCCGGGGGGATCTTTCGGGCGTCGAACTCCTTGGAGGAAAAATCCGTTCGATCCTTGGAGACGTTGCGACGGTCGATATCCCGCTCGGCGCCGTCCATCCGATCTCGCGGCTTTCCAACATCGTTTACATCGAGGCGGCAAAAAAAGTCTATCCCCGTCTGGATGTCAGCGTCCCGGAAACCGGCGCCGACGGCCTTCGGGCGGGAACGCCCCCGGCCTGGACCGGAGCCACGGGGAGAAATGTGATTGTCGGGATCGTGGACACCGGGATTGACTTTCGACACCGGGATTTCAAGGATGCGGGCGGCAAGACGAGGATCCTCTCTCTGTGGAATCAGGCCGCAACGACCGGAACGCCTCCTTCCGGTTTCAGCTACGGCGCCGAATGCACGAAGGCCGTCATCGACGCGGGCGGCTGTTCGGAAACCGACACCGGCGGACACGGCACGCACGTGGCGGGCATCGCGGCCGGGAACGGCTCGGCCACCGGAAACGGCAAGCCGGCGTTCCGCTATGTCGGGATGGCCCCGGAAGCGGACGTGATCGTCGCCAACTCCCTGGACGGGAGTCTCGCGACGACCGACGCCATTTTGGACGGCATCGCCTACGTTCAGGCCAAAGCGGCGGCCCTCGGAAAGCCTTCCGTCATCAATCTGAGTTTGGGCAGCGATCTGGGCCCCCACGACGGGACGTCCGATTTCGAGCGGGCGCTTGACAACGCCTCCGGCGCAGGAAAGGTCATTGTCGCCGCCGCCGGAAACGAGGCGGACGAGAACATTCACGCCGGCGGGACGGTCGTTCAAGACGGAAGCACCGCCGTTGGGTTTACGCTTCCCTCCGGCGACCCCGGCGAAATGCTGGACATCTGGTACACCGGCGCGGATCGGATGGGGATCTCGGTCGGCAAGGGAACCTGCACGACCCCGGTCGTCAATCCGGGAGACCCGGCTTTTTCATCCGAGACGGCGTGCGGCCTGATCCAGATTGCGTCCATGGATGTCAATCCGCTGAACGGCGATCGGGAAATCGTCGTCGGCCTCTCCGGAGGCGCGAGTCCGCTGGCCACCGGGGCGTGGAGTTTCACCCTTTCCGGGATCGGCATCGCCAACGGACGCTTTGACGGCTGGTTTCAATTCTCGGGCGATCCGACCAACAATGTCCAATTCACGACCCATATCGATCCCGGCCTGACGCTCGACAATACCGGAACGGCGACCAAGCCGATAGCCGTTGCCGCGTATAATACGAAGAATACCTGGAACAGCTTATCGGGCCGATGGACCGTCCCCTCGATGGTTTTGGGGGATATCGCCTCCTTCAGCAGCCTGGGTCCGAGACGCGCCTGCAGCAACTCGGCCCAATGCCCATCGGTCCAAAAGCCGGAGATGGCCGCCCCCGGGAGCCTGATTGCATCGGCCTTCTCCAGAAATACGGCATTGTGGGATTCCAGTCAACGTGATCCGGACGGCGTCCATATTCTTGAGGAAGGGACCAGCATGGCCGCGCCGCACGTGACCGGGGCCGTGGCGCTCCTCTTGCAAGCGGCCCCCGCGTTAACGTCCGACCAGATTAAGAGTCTGCTGACATCAAACACGAAGCCGGCCGATTCCTTTACGGGCGGGCTGCCCAATACCGCATGGGGTTATGGAAAACTGGACGTCCGGGCCGCGTTTGCGTCGACGCCCAACCCGCCTCCGGGGGCCCCCGCCGCTTTGTCCGCCAAGGCGGGGAACAAGAACGTGACTTTGAGTTGGACCCCGAATACGGACCTCGACCTGGACGGCTATAACCTCTATCGGAGTCTGAAGTCAGGAAGCGGCTACGTCAAGGCGGCCTCGATCCCATACCGGAACGCTTCGATAACCGATAAGGGATTGACCAACGGGACGACCTATTACTATGTGCTCAGGGCCTTCGATACCGCCGGGAACGAAAGCGGCGATTCGGCCGAAGTGGTGGCCAAACC